Proteins encoded within one genomic window of Setaria italica strain Yugu1 chromosome IV, Setaria_italica_v2.0, whole genome shotgun sequence:
- the LOC101779603 gene encoding uncharacterized protein KIAA0754-like, whose product MEKTPYLATGDDDAVQLPQHRRQGSADVGKSALQHLPLAPLQDVIQRTGLVETRVEAALAAPDAAIPDAAVEVGTTAPEGVGLTYGPGACTSAPVKVGAVVADANARSDPSVAATASATAAGAGVPVAAASFVPAPIVASGAGTSAPAAAAASTAAPQVDVPASVAAAVAGAGVSASSAAAVPVAATGADSPSSVSTAVPATAAGATAPVSATAVGPARSSSASSSSRSITTLVGGPPGAMLCTAGSAEEAKGGAGVVPCLVPGCGSTPPVVAAGATSAAGSTVSLATPPLAADGVAVYPAEVEDTCAFFSTSDGTKSRGAAL is encoded by the exons ATGGAGAAAACACCatacctggccaccggggacgacgacgccgtccagctcccccaacACCGAAGACAGGGCAGCGCGGACGTTGGCAAGTCCGCCCTGCAGCAcctgccacttgccccactcCAGGACGTCATCCAGC GAACGGGATTGGTCGAGACAAGGGTAGAGGCCGCTCTGGCCGCTCCCGACGCCGCCATCCCTGATGCCGCTGTCGAGGTAGGCACCACCGCCCCGGAAGGTGTTGGCCTCACTTACGGCCCCGGCGCATGCACCTCCGCCCCCGTCAAGGTCGGCGCGGTTGTCGCCGACGCCAACGCGCGTTCCGACCCGTCCGTCgctgccaccgcctccgccacggCTGCCGGAGCGGGTGTCCCCGTCGCTGCCGCGTCCTTCGTCCCCGCCCCCATCGTGGCCTCCGGAGCAGGCACCTCCGCCCCCGCGGCTGCTGCCGCCTCTACCGCGGCTCCCCAGGTGGAtgtccccgcctccgtcgccgccgctgtcgccggGGCGGGTGTCTCCGCGTCCTCCGCCGCTGCTGTCCCCGTCGCGGCCACGGGGGCAGACTCTCCCTCCTCCGTCTCCACCGCCGTCCCCGCCACGGCCGCTGGGGCAACCGCCCCCGTCTCCGCCACTGCCGTTGGACCCgcacgctcctcctccgcctcgtcgtcgtcgaggtcaATTACCACCCTGGTCGGAGGGCCCCCAGGGGCAATGCTCTGCACCGCGGGGTCGGCCGAAGAGGCAAAGGGCGGAGCAGGGGTCGTACCCTGCCTCGTGCCCGGCTGCGGCTCCACCCCTCCAGTTGTCGCCGCAGGAGCCACCTCCGCGGCGGGGTCCACGGTCTCCTTGGCGAcacctcccctcgccgccgacggggtCGCGGTCTATCCCGCGGAGGTGGAAGACACCTGCGCCTTCTTCAGCACCAGTGATGGAACAAAGTCCCGGGGGGCGGCGCTGTGA
- the LOC101773239 gene encoding 65-kDa microtubule-associated protein 1 produces the protein MAGDITCGSLLQKLQLIWDEVGESEEDRDKVLYQLDQECLDVYKRKVDQATNSRDLLIQALDDSKIELARLLSALGEKAIARTPEKTTGTIKQQLAAIAPTLEQLTKQKNERKREFVNVQSQIDQICGEIAGTIEVGEQVATPQVNEDDLTLERLEDFRSQLQELEKEKSNRLEKVLEYVSMVHNLCTVLGMDFLSTVTEVHPSLDDSIPDDSKSISNDTLSKLDKTVATLNEDKKLRLSKLQELAGQLYDLWDLMDAPKEERRMFDHVTCNRSASVDEVTAPRSLALDLIEQAEVEVQRLDQLKYSKMKEIAFKKQTELEDIYAGAHIVIDTAAAHEKILALIEAGNIEPSELIADMDSQIAKAKEEALSRKDILDKVERWMSACEEESWLEDYNRDDNRYNSSRGAHLNLKRAEKARILVNKIPALVETLVAKTRAWEENRGLSFMYDGVPLLAMLDEYVMLRQEREEEKKRMREQKRYIEQQLNTDHEGPFGSRVSPNRPASSKKAIGPKLNGSVSNGTPPNRRLSISGQQNGHGVRSGGKDSKKDTVKTASPGNNNAAAAAPASVPAAAKEDAASHISGTDPVPSTP, from the exons ATGGCAGGCGACATTACATGCGGATCCTTGCTGCAAAAATTGCAG TTGATATGGGATGAGGTTGGTGAGAGTGAGGAGGACCGCGATAAGGTCCTGTATCAGCTGGATCAGGAGTGCCTGGATGTTTACAAGAGGAAAGTTGACCAAGCCACTAACTCTAGGGATCTCCTCATCCAGGCGCTGGATGATTCAAAGATAGAGCTTGCTAGACTTCTTTCTGCCCTTGGAGAAAAAGCTATTGCAAGAACA CCTGAGAAGACAACAGGAACAATcaagcagcagctagctgcTATAGCGCCAACACTTGAGCAGTTGACTAAAcagaaaaatgaaagaaaaagagagttTGTTAATGTACAATCACAAATTGATCAAATATGTGGTGAAATCGCTGGCACCATAGAGGTCGGTGAGCAGGTGGCAACACCCCAAGTCAATGAGGATGACTTGACACTTGAAAGGCTTGAAGATTTTCGGTCTCAGCTCCAGGAGCTTGAGAAAGAGAAG AGCAATAGGTTGGAGAAGGTTCTTGAGTATGTAAGCATGGTACACAATCTTTGTACTGTCTTGGGGATGGATTTTCTCAGCACAGTGACTGAAGTTCATCCCAGTTTAGATGACTCCATTCCCGATGACTCTAAGAGCATTAGTAATGATACGTTGTCAAAACTTGACAAGACGGTAGCCACACTTAACGAAGATAAGAAGTTGCGTCTAAGCAAG CTTCAAGAGCTCGCCGGTCAGCTCTATGATCTTTGGGATCTCATGGATGCCCCCAAGGAAGAAAGGCGCATGTTTGACCATGTCACCTGCAACAGATCAGCATCTGTGGATGAAGTCACTGCACCTAGATCTCTTGCCCTAGACTTAATTGAACAG GCTGAGGTTGAGGTTCAAAGGCTGGACCAGCTAAAATACAGCAAGATGAAAGAGATAGCTTTCAAGAAGCAAACTGAGCTGGAAGATATATATGCTGGTGCTCATATAGTAATAGACACAGCTGCTGCCCATGAGAAGATACTGGCACTGATTGAGGCAGGAAACATAGAACCATCAGAACTAATTGCGGATATGGATAGCCAGATAGCAAAAGCAAAGGAAGAAGCATTGAGTAGAAAAGACATACTCGATAAAGTTGAAAGATGGATGTCTGCATGTGAAGAAGAGAGCTGGCTAGAAGATTATAACCGG GATGATAACAGGTATAACTCAAGCCGAGGTGCCCACCTAAATCTGAAGCGTGCAGAAAAAGCTCGTATTCTTGTTAACAAGATCCCAG CGCTTGTTGAAACTCTGGTGGCGAAGACCAGGGCATGGGAAGAGAATCGCGGTCTGTCCTTTATGTATGATGGTGTACCTCTTCTAGCTATGTTGGATGAGTATGTTATGCTCAGACAGGAaagggaagaagagaagaaaagaatgcGG GAACAAAAGCGCTACATTGAGCAGCAACTCAACACTGATCATGAAGGGCCATTCGGCTCACGAGTGAGCCCGAACCGACCTGCCAGTTCGAAGAAGGCCATTGGTCCAAAGTTGAACGGCAGCGTCTCAAATGGCACTCCTCCAAACAGAAGGCTATCAATCAGTGGTCAACAGAACGGCCACGGCGTCAGGTCTGGAGGGAAGGATAGCAAGAAAGACACTGTGAAGACAGCATCTCCAGGGAACAAcaatgcagctgcagctgccccTGCTTCTGTGCCTGCGGCAGCCAAGGAAGACGCCGCCTCCCACATTTCTGGGACCGATCCGGTCCCGAGCACACCGTGA